A segment of the Microbacterium luteolum genome:
GTTCGCCCCAGAATCGATCAACGATGTCGTGTTGTGTTTGCGTCGGGAGGATCCTGAGCATTTCGGTGAGCGTCCGTCGATCCAGGAGGGTCCAGCTCGGATACGCGAGCATCTCCTTGCGGGCCTGCACAGTGGCGATACCGCCGAAGACGAGATAGATCTCGGCGGCTTTGTCGAAAGTCGTCGCCCGGACGGCATCTCGGACCGCTCCGCGCGTGAGGTTCTCGAGTTGCTTCACCTGCCAAGCCGCCGGTGTTCCATCACTGAAGCGCCCGAAGAAGTCGATGCCGTCTTGTTTGTCTCCGGGAACGCCCCATCGCTCTACGTGCTGCACATGGCGGACAGCGTTTCCGAGGACTCGCTCCGAAAAGAGAAGAACCTCGACGAAGTCTTCTAGCTCGGTGTCCGATAGCCACGGCGTCGGTAGGAGTTGCGGGTGTTTGTGGCCAGCCAGCCACTCCCACGCCGTCGGTCGAGGTGCCCCTTTGACGTGGTCACCAGTATCACCCGCACCAGACACGATCTAGCGCTCCTTCGGAACGGCGAGAAGACGGTAGACCGTACTCCGGTTGATCTCGAAACGTCGCGCGACTTCGGACTTCGGTACGCCCGCATCAACAAGCTGCCGAATCTCGTCGACTTGGCTGGAGGCCAGTTTTCGATTGCGACCTCGATACTTGCCGGCCTTCTTCGCAAGTTGAATGCCCTCAGCCTGCCGCTCTCGTATCAATGCGCGTTCGAATTCGGCGAACGCGCCGAGCATGTTGAGCATCAGGTTCGCAAGTGCATTGGATGGACCGGGGCTGTAGGTCTGTGACTCTTTGACGAACTCGACAGCTGCGCCCTTGGCGAGTAGTTCATCGATTATTTGGCGGAGGTCACGCATCGAGCGAGCGAGACGATCCATCGACGCGACGCGCACGATGTCGCCGTCTCGGACGTATCGAATGCATTCCTCCAGCGCGACGCGGCTGAATCTACTGCCCGCGCTCACTTTCTCAGCAAAGATCCGATCGACGGCGCCGATCGCCTCGAGCTGCCGCGCCTCGTTCTGATCGCTGGAGCTGACTCGGACGTAGCCAACGACCTGAGTGTGTTGCGCCATGTCTAGACCTCCGATCAGATGTGTCGCGAAACCGTCAATCCGGACTCTATCGCGATGCTCCGACACTGCCGCGGTGGGTGTTGCTCAGGGGTATACCTCAAAGCAACACTCGCTACCAGCTCGGGTTCTCCCCGTAGACCTGTAGCACGGATCGACGCCCGAAGGCGGCCGGCCGCATGATCCGTATTGCTACTCGCGGTTGACGCGAAAAGCGGTCTAAAGAACGGTCGCGAGCGCCTTCGCCCCTGCCTTCGCCCCTGCCTGCGGCCGACGTTTGCGGCGGCCAAGCGCTGCGCGGGACCTCCTCACGCCGGAAACGATCGCTTTTCGAACGGTGGCGTGACGCCGCCTTCGCGTTTCCATCCTCTCCATCGACGAAGTCAGCTAACCGGCGCCGGTGCGTCGAGTTCGCCGTCCCCCTGTTGCGGCACGGAACGATGACGCAAAGCTAATCCGAGCGGCGTCACGAGGCACGAGCAGCTACCCTGCTCCCGAACTCTCGAATCCAGAGTCTCTTCGCGCGACAGGCAGCAGAGATCCGGACCGGTCGCGCTGCCAGACGATCTGCCGAAACAAACTGGGCCCACGCCAGACCATTCCGGGGTCGCCACAACGGGGGCTCTGACACGAGATCGCCGGCCCGGGGCGGGCCGGGCAGGGCGGGCAAGCCGGCGGGCATCCAGCTTTCGATCCCAGATACCGCGCATTCCTTGGATGACTCACCCTGGATGGAAGCAATCCGGCTCGCCACGCCATAGACGACTTGCACATCCCTCAAACGCCGACGATGCGCCCGCGAAAAACGTCGCCGATGAACTGCGCCTGGAAGAGGACGAAGCCGCTGCCGGTGCCGCGGGCCTGTCCAGGGCACTTGTCGGAACGCCACGAGCTTGCTGGCATCGGCACTACTCCTGCATGAACCTGGAACTTATGGTCGTGCGATTCATTGAGTGCAGGCGTCTCCGGGACTACCGTTGCCCTGAAAGATGATTTGATGATGAGGTCTTGGTATCGGTCCCCGACGCCTCGCATAGCGGCAGCCAGAATGACACATGACACCGCGCATCTGATACCGCGGAACTCACTTAAAAACGACAGATCGGAGTGGTGCTATGCCCACGGCATGCGGAGACCAACGATGCGCGATGGAGCGCAGGGGACCTTTCGCGGCGACGCTCGACCGCAGTGCGACCCGAGCGGCGAGATCATGAGTCGTTGGCTTTACGCGGTACTCACCGTTGCCGGGGTGGCGCTGCTGGCGCTGGCGATATGGTTGGACGTCCGTGATGGTTCACCATCGATGAAGAGAGGTGATCAGCCTCTGGAAGTAGTAGTCGTAGGTGGGCTCGGGGTTAGTCTCCTCTTCAGCGGTCTCGTTGGGATCTGGCGGGCCATCAAGTCGTGGCGAAGCACGAAGGCGGACCCGCCAGCGTGACACTCTCACCCCGCGCCGACACCTCGTTGCCCGACTATGTACTCTTTGGTGACCTTCCGGTCCAATGAGCGAGGGGACCGGTCCTGACTTGGCTCCCACGAGCAACCTCAGCCAATCACCCCTCCGCCTGGGCTAAAGAAGAGAAACTGCGATGAGCCATGCTCCGAATGCGACAAAGCCGGTGCTAATGATGACAATCGCTCTCATCTTCGGGAGTCGGCGGTCAACCTCAATCTCGGAGATGCCGTCGTCACTTAGGATACGCGCAAAACGCTGGCGAAGATACCTCAGAATGCGCCTTCGAAGACACAGCGCCACGACTCCGATAAGCAGGATGGGTACCCCCGTCAGAAGGTTCATCAAGGAATAACTGGTCATGGCAATGGTTCACGGACGAAAACTCCGGCGATAATCGCGATCACACCTATTGCCGCTAGCACGACACCAGTAAATCCAACCCAAAATGGGCTTGACATCTTAACAACCTGCCGCCCTGGAGTGCCACCAAGTGCGCGAAGGGTGTCGGAAATGACGCCGAATATCTTTCTTCGGTTTCGCACAATCAAGGGTCCACACAGGAGCGCAATGACCCCAACGGAAAGGGCCACGTAGTTCTCTATCGTCATGCCGATCCCTTCGTATCTAGAAGATTCGATACGTCCACATAACACTACAGCCACCCGACACGCCCCCCGTCCATCCGCCGCCCGTGTACCTGTCGCCGTTGGCGGCTAGACCCGCTTCCCCATATAAACCGACGGGCCCGAGCGCTCCGCTGCATCCGAATGTCATCGCGCCCCCATCAGGTGGACCTCCGACGCCCACGGATACGTCAACTCCAGCCTTGCCACCGATTCCGGCACCGAAGGTGATGCCGCCGCCGATACCAAACTCGACGCAAAGAAAGAGGCAGGCAGACACGGAAACGCTGCCAGCTTCCCAAATTGTTGCTATCCCATTGAAGAAAGCCGCTTGATCCCGTAGTTGCCGATCTCTGATGGCAATGCTGTGGCAAGCATCCGTGTATACCCCCTCATGCCAGTATTGCCCGGGCGGACATTCTCCAGATTTTGCCCCGACCGAAGCCACGGCCGAAGAGATTCGAGTAGAGGTAGTAATCGTCTTCTGGGCTGATCGGGCAGCGGAGTTCGCATTCTTAGAAAATGTCGGGCCTTTCTTCTTCCACGCTTCTCCACTGAGATCGTGTCCGTTTATGGGGTCAGTGGGCCACGCGTAGTCGTTCGCGCCGCCGCCTTCGATCGGATCGACTTGCAGGAACCTCCCGAGAGCGGGGACGTACAACCGTGCCCCCATCTCGACGATCAGCGCCGAGCCTGCGGATTCCGCTGGCTTCAACGCTCCCTGGTACCAGAGAGTGTTTCCCGCAACCTGGCCGGTGTCGTCTGTCGCCGCGGTGCCGATCGCGAAAGTGACCGGGTCCACGGGCTGCCCGAACGGGTCCCACAGCAGTAGCCCGCCTGTAGTCGTCCCGGTGCGGGTGATCAAGGCATTCCCTTGCATGTTGGGGAACGACCACGTTACCGTCGAGCCCTGTTTCGTCCACGACACCCCACCGGGCAACCCGATGCTGCGGGTCAGGTCGGAGCCGATCTTCTGCCCCCACGCCGCATCACCACCGGCGGCGTAGAGGTACTTCGTCGTCACCGCCGGAACAGCACCCGCCGGATCCATCGTCCGCGACACGATCCGCCCGGTCGCATCCCGAAGGATCACCACGGTCGTGCCGTCGTCGTACGTCGTCCCGACGTGCCGGTTCGCCGCG
Coding sequences within it:
- a CDS encoding recombinase family protein, translated to MAQHTQVVGYVRVSSSDQNEARQLEAIGAVDRIFAEKVSAGSRFSRVALEECIRYVRDGDIVRVASMDRLARSMRDLRQIIDELLAKGAAVEFVKESQTYSPGPSNALANLMLNMLGAFAEFERALIRERQAEGIQLAKKAGKYRGRNRKLASSQVDEIRQLVDAGVPKSEVARRFEINRSTVYRLLAVPKER